In one window of Meiothermus sp. DNA:
- a CDS encoding NADH:flavin oxidoreductase/NADH oxidase translates to MSLLFSSLKLRSVTLKNRITMSPMCQYSAREGHVTEWHLLHYPTRAVGGVGLVMVEATAVEARGVISPDDLGIWSDAHVPGLKKLTGRIREAGAVPGIQIAHAGRKAGTASPWQGGQPLHRWTPVAPSPLAFHEGWPVPQALDEVGLEEVRQAFQQGARRALAAGFEVLELHMAHGYLLHSFLSPLTNRRSDRYGGSRENRLRFPLEVVQTVRQAWPEELPLLVRVSASDWVEGGWDITDTVAFAKELQKRGVDLLDCSSGGAIPGVKIPVGPGYQVPFAAQVRLSTGLSTGAVGLLTEPLQAEAVLQANQADLILLGRALLREPYWPYRAAQALGAKVWPVQYERAF, encoded by the coding sequence AAAAAACCGCATCACCATGTCGCCCATGTGCCAGTACTCGGCCCGGGAAGGGCACGTCACCGAGTGGCATCTGCTGCACTACCCCACCCGAGCGGTGGGCGGGGTGGGGCTTGTTATGGTGGAGGCCACGGCGGTGGAGGCCCGGGGGGTGATCAGCCCGGATGACCTGGGCATCTGGTCGGACGCACACGTGCCGGGGCTAAAAAAGCTTACCGGGCGCATCAGGGAGGCGGGAGCGGTACCGGGTATCCAGATTGCCCATGCCGGGCGCAAGGCCGGTACGGCCAGCCCCTGGCAGGGCGGCCAACCCCTGCACCGTTGGACACCGGTAGCCCCCAGCCCCCTGGCCTTCCATGAAGGCTGGCCGGTGCCGCAGGCACTGGACGAAGTGGGCCTGGAGGAGGTACGCCAGGCCTTCCAGCAGGGGGCCCGGCGGGCCCTGGCAGCAGGTTTTGAGGTGCTGGAACTTCACATGGCTCACGGCTATCTGCTGCACTCTTTTCTGTCACCCCTCACCAACCGCCGCAGCGACCGCTACGGGGGCAGCCGCGAAAACCGCTTGCGCTTCCCCCTGGAAGTGGTGCAGACGGTGCGGCAGGCCTGGCCGGAGGAGTTGCCGCTTTTGGTGCGGGTCTCGGCCAGCGACTGGGTAGAGGGGGGCTGGGACATCACCGACACGGTGGCGTTTGCAAAGGAACTGCAAAAACGCGGTGTGGATTTGCTGGACTGTTCTTCGGGAGGGGCCATTCCGGGCGTAAAAATTCCGGTGGGGCCTGGCTACCAGGTGCCCTTTGCGGCCCAGGTTCGGTTGTCCACAGGCTTATCCACAGGCGCGGTGGGCCTCCTGACCGAGCCCTTACAAGCCGAGGCCGTTCTTCAGGCCAACCAGGCCGACCTGATTCTCCTGGGCCGGGCCTTGCTCCGAGAGCCCTACTGGCCCTATCGCGCCGCGCAAGCCCTGGGCGCTAAGGTCTGGCCGGTGCAGTACGAGCGGGCTTTCTGA
- a CDS encoding cupin domain-containing protein, with product MENPWKAFVPQAPTRQGKPEWFTGTVYLSELVVTPAPMHLHVLRVMFAPGARTAWHTHPKGQVLHVEAGIGWFQRWGEPVREMKAGDTIYFAPDEKHWHGASAAHAMTHLAIQAAVDGVSTDWLEHVSEEQYRL from the coding sequence ATGGAAAACCCATGGAAAGCCTTTGTGCCCCAGGCCCCCACCCGGCAGGGCAAGCCTGAATGGTTTACCGGAACGGTTTATTTGAGCGAGCTGGTGGTCACTCCAGCGCCCATGCACCTGCATGTGTTACGGGTGATGTTTGCGCCAGGGGCTCGCACCGCCTGGCACACCCACCCCAAAGGGCAGGTATTGCACGTCGAGGCCGGAATTGGCTGGTTCCAGCGCTGGGGTGAGCCGGTGCGGGAGATGAAAGCCGGTGACACCATCTACTTTGCCCCGGACGAGAAGCACTGGCACGGGGCCAGCGCGGCCCATGCCATGACCCATCTGGCGATTCAGGCAGCGGTGGATGGGGTTAGCACGGACTGGCTGGAACACGTCTCCGAGGAGCAGTACCGGCTTTGA
- a CDS encoding BTAD domain-containing putative transcriptional regulator: MGKATGNPAEARLELVLLGVPGLCLGGQPIALSVRKFMGVIAYLALEGPTSRGKLVSLLWSDLDEEGARRNLRLGLHRVKSKNPELARYLEASGEVLSLSGAWQSDVQRLEAALEAGQHEAALEAYRGHLLEGFEIEDAEGFHDWLGAKREHLNRQWQKAMLYQAEVLETRGEWRKALDIHLRLLADDNLQERHHREVMRLFYLLGDREAALEQFEQLQATLRKELGVEPRSETLSLLSTIRQGGSADAKRALLLTSAEAVPEVPAHLYGRERLLDEGLRKLERRERVLLQGFGGMGKTALAATLARDFLRQTGKPVLWLHAGTQGPEAIFEALAYPYDAQQGLLKAEHKASFVHSLLKEQQPGLLVLDDVWNGYSLQKLLEALPAGLPLLVTARERYPQLARLYVDRLERPDALHLLSAYAEEIWADSSEPEALCELLGNHPFALRLAGLALRQSGEAPSALKERIKDAPHDLKTPGEFRDEGRESVAALLGLSLEALSDPEYEAFLSFGILPTPRTTAGFLARCMRREPEATEEALYALSQRGLAERVSRPGSDAVSYRLHDLAHSYAKANRLQRPSSLARAALEYLEAHKTHYDLLEADISNLLAAAQAAKGERLVRYLYLLTVDGAYFTARGHSIHSVELLRTAAATAETVAPELAHHLLGKLGDYHQKFLGDLDGAADHYRGAMEVAREVGNTARQAAFLAAIGQIKGRQNRPEAEDYFARAYEIARSSGDDLTLCAVLEKHGYVAGIRGDHRKANALLKESLAALERLENSSTLSPKEVQHRRFFTLLNLAESEDLTGAFEAGLSACQQALELAQSCANDLWVAYAHSQAADMYHRAGQRTQVLDHMKKALELFERNHAQNDVVRIMNFLASEGYSLEARETLEKHRLN, translated from the coding sequence ATGGGCAAGGCCACCGGTAACCCGGCCGAGGCACGCTTGGAGCTTGTGTTACTGGGTGTGCCGGGCCTCTGTCTGGGAGGGCAGCCGATAGCGCTGTCGGTCAGGAAATTCATGGGGGTGATCGCGTATCTAGCCCTCGAGGGGCCGACCTCGCGCGGCAAGCTGGTGAGCTTGTTGTGGAGCGACCTGGACGAGGAGGGAGCGCGCCGCAACCTGCGGCTGGGGCTCCACCGGGTAAAGAGCAAAAACCCCGAACTGGCCAGGTATCTTGAGGCCTCCGGCGAAGTCCTGAGTCTGAGTGGAGCCTGGCAGAGCGACGTGCAGCGCCTTGAGGCAGCCCTCGAGGCCGGGCAACACGAGGCCGCACTCGAGGCCTACCGGGGGCACCTGCTCGAGGGCTTCGAGATCGAGGACGCCGAGGGCTTCCACGACTGGCTGGGGGCCAAGCGCGAGCACCTCAACCGCCAGTGGCAGAAGGCCATGCTCTACCAGGCCGAGGTGCTGGAGACCCGTGGCGAGTGGCGCAAGGCCCTGGACATCCATCTGCGGCTACTGGCCGACGACAACCTGCAAGAGCGCCATCACCGCGAGGTGATGCGGCTCTTTTACCTGCTCGGCGACCGCGAGGCGGCCCTCGAGCAGTTCGAGCAACTGCAAGCCACGCTGCGAAAAGAGTTGGGCGTGGAGCCCCGCTCCGAGACCCTCAGCCTGCTGAGCACCATCCGCCAGGGTGGCAGTGCCGACGCCAAGCGGGCGCTCTTGCTAACCAGCGCCGAGGCCGTGCCTGAGGTGCCCGCCCATCTTTACGGGCGCGAGAGGTTGCTTGACGAGGGTTTGAGAAAACTCGAGCGCAGAGAGCGGGTCTTGCTTCAGGGCTTCGGCGGGATGGGCAAGACCGCGCTGGCGGCGACGCTGGCTCGAGACTTCCTGCGCCAAACCGGAAAGCCCGTCCTGTGGCTGCACGCGGGCACCCAGGGCCCCGAGGCGATCTTCGAGGCCCTGGCCTACCCCTACGACGCCCAGCAGGGCCTGCTCAAGGCCGAGCACAAGGCCAGCTTCGTCCATAGCCTGCTCAAGGAGCAGCAGCCCGGCCTGCTGGTGCTGGACGACGTGTGGAACGGCTATAGCCTGCAAAAGCTGCTCGAGGCCCTGCCCGCCGGGCTGCCCCTGTTGGTCACCGCCCGCGAGCGCTACCCGCAGCTCGCCCGGCTCTACGTAGACCGCCTCGAGCGCCCCGATGCCCTGCACCTCCTCAGCGCCTATGCCGAAGAGATCTGGGCCGACTCGAGCGAACCCGAAGCTTTGTGCGAACTGCTGGGCAACCACCCTTTCGCCCTGCGGCTAGCGGGCCTGGCCCTGCGCCAGAGCGGCGAGGCCCCCAGTGCCCTCAAGGAGCGCATCAAGGACGCCCCCCACGACCTCAAGACCCCCGGCGAGTTCCGGGACGAAGGCCGCGAGAGCGTGGCGGCGCTGCTGGGCTTGAGCCTCGAGGCCCTCTCCGACCCCGAGTACGAGGCCTTCCTGAGCTTCGGGATTCTGCCCACCCCGCGCACCACGGCGGGCTTTCTGGCCCGGTGCATGCGCCGCGAGCCGGAGGCCACCGAGGAAGCCCTCTACGCCCTGAGTCAGCGCGGGCTGGCCGAGCGGGTCAGCCGACCGGGCAGCGACGCTGTGAGCTACCGCCTGCACGACCTGGCCCACAGCTACGCCAAGGCCAACCGACTGCAACGCCCCAGCAGCCTTGCGCGGGCCGCGCTCGAGTACCTCGAGGCCCACAAAACCCACTACGATTTGCTCGAGGCCGACATCTCCAACCTGCTGGCGGCGGCCCAGGCCGCCAAGGGCGAGAGGCTGGTGCGCTACCTGTACCTGCTCACGGTGGACGGGGCGTATTTTACGGCTCGAGGGCACTCAATCCACTCGGTGGAGCTGCTCAGAACAGCCGCAGCTACCGCCGAGACCGTTGCCCCCGAACTCGCCCACCACCTGCTGGGCAAACTAGGCGACTACCACCAGAAGTTCCTGGGCGATCTGGACGGCGCGGCAGACCACTACAGGGGGGCGATGGAGGTGGCTCGGGAGGTCGGCAACACCGCACGGCAGGCGGCTTTCCTGGCCGCCATCGGACAGATCAAAGGCCGTCAGAACAGGCCGGAGGCCGAAGATTATTTCGCTCGAGCCTACGAGATCGCCCGTAGCAGCGGGGATGACCTGACGCTGTGCGCGGTGCTGGAAAAGCACGGCTACGTGGCGGGGATTCGGGGCGATCACCGGAAAGCGAATGCACTGCTAAAAGAGTCATTGGCGGCCCTCGAGCGGCTGGAAAATAGTTCGACCCTGAGCCCGAAAGAAGTTCAACACAGGCGGTTTTTCACCCTCCTCAACCTGGCCGAATCCGAGGACTTGACCGGCGCTTTCGAGGCGGGCCTATCGGCTTGCCAGCAAGCGCTCGAGCTGGCCCAAAGCTGCGCGAACGACCTGTGGGTAGCCTACGCCCATTCGCAAGCCGCAGACATGTACCACCGGGCTGGGCAACGTACTCAGGTTCTCGACCACATGAAGAAAGCACTGGAACTGTTTGAACGCAATCACGCCCAAAACGATGTGGTGCGGATAATGAACTTCCTGGCGAGTGAGGGGTACAGCCTGGAGGCTCGAGAAACGCTCGAGAAACACCGCCTTAACTAG